The following are encoded in a window of Persicobacter psychrovividus genomic DNA:
- a CDS encoding cytochrome-c peroxidase produces MKKLFFLLLLPVMACQTLPEMATINQQQADHFLNKVHALQQSPMQQDSLQSRFFEARLAFKSFELWPNYYLPEAVKKVNGPVLPKVDEHDANRKTLHPTGFQVVEEYLFPFHPADSSIVREKINELYSYAQGLCRQAKYIQFTEAHFFQAFREQILTYTALGLSNFDSPVAKHSHQEMIASLEGVKPYLHHFHLQSTTIYYINALQRALRIDGYSSYHLIKKYFIPLERSLNNLRKTNQVKALSFNQMMPPWEQSLFKLQQFNPHYFSLHPLKRKIPASAELGEQLFFDPQLSGNGQRSCASCHQTNHAFASTKARDLAIGQQKPLPRNTPSLNYAAFQSLQFWDGRAGKLEDQIRQVISNPEEMNSSLAMVSEKLNTQASYQKYFEEAFGPTPSISPLQIQTALADYIRSIPVGQSAFDQMLFSKLPDNPQVAHGFDLFMGKAQCGTCHFFPLFNGTVPPHFTETETEVLGITATENFREPTLDPDAGKYHLYQADLHLFAFKTPTVRNSALTAPYMHNGAFSSLEKVLEFYDAGGGAGLGLNIPHQTLPADSLHLSQNEKDALIAFLAALNDQPAEQQGLIPFVTMEAEQD; encoded by the coding sequence ATGAAAAAGTTATTCTTTCTCCTTCTGCTACCTGTAATGGCCTGCCAGACTCTCCCCGAGATGGCGACGATCAACCAACAGCAAGCCGACCATTTTCTGAACAAAGTTCATGCGCTGCAACAAAGCCCCATGCAACAAGACAGCCTGCAATCCCGCTTTTTTGAAGCACGCCTCGCTTTCAAATCTTTTGAACTTTGGCCCAATTATTATCTGCCCGAGGCGGTAAAAAAAGTCAATGGCCCTGTGCTACCCAAAGTGGATGAGCATGATGCCAACCGAAAAACCTTACACCCCACTGGCTTTCAGGTCGTCGAGGAATACCTGTTTCCTTTTCATCCTGCCGACAGCAGTATCGTCCGGGAAAAAATAAACGAGCTGTACAGTTACGCCCAAGGCCTGTGCCGTCAGGCAAAGTACATTCAATTTACCGAAGCACATTTTTTTCAGGCTTTTCGAGAGCAAATCCTCACTTATACCGCCCTTGGCCTGAGTAATTTCGACAGCCCTGTGGCCAAGCACAGCCATCAGGAAATGATCGCCAGCCTCGAAGGCGTTAAGCCGTACCTCCATCACTTTCACTTACAGAGCACTACCATCTACTACATCAATGCACTGCAAAGAGCCCTGCGTATTGACGGCTACAGTTCCTACCACCTGATCAAAAAATATTTCATCCCTTTGGAGCGTTCGCTAAATAACCTGCGCAAAACCAACCAAGTCAAAGCATTGTCATTTAATCAAATGATGCCACCATGGGAACAAAGCCTTTTCAAACTTCAGCAATTCAACCCGCACTACTTTTCGCTTCATCCTTTGAAAAGGAAAATCCCGGCAAGTGCCGAGCTTGGGGAGCAGCTCTTCTTTGACCCACAGCTTTCAGGCAACGGACAAAGAAGTTGCGCCAGCTGCCATCAAACCAACCATGCATTTGCCAGCACAAAGGCGAGAGATCTCGCCATCGGTCAACAAAAACCATTGCCCCGAAATACCCCTTCACTGAACTACGCCGCCTTTCAGTCCTTACAGTTTTGGGATGGCCGAGCAGGCAAACTTGAAGACCAAATCCGCCAGGTGATCAGCAATCCAGAAGAGATGAACAGTTCACTCGCCATGGTTTCCGAGAAGCTCAACACCCAAGCCAGTTATCAAAAATATTTTGAAGAGGCATTCGGCCCCACCCCTTCAATTTCCCCCTTGCAAATCCAAACGGCTTTGGCAGACTATATTCGTTCCATTCCCGTAGGTCAAAGTGCTTTCGACCAAATGCTTTTCAGCAAGCTCCCCGATAATCCACAGGTTGCACACGGCTTCGACCTTTTCATGGGCAAGGCCCAATGCGGCACCTGCCATTTCTTCCCCCTATTTAACGGAACCGTGCCGCCCCATTTTACGGAAACAGAAACCGAGGTGCTGGGCATTACGGCTACTGAAAATTTCAGGGAACCCACCCTCGACCCTGATGCTGGAAAGTACCACCTCTATCAGGCCGACCTCCACCTGTTTGCCTTTAAAACCCCAACGGTTCGCAACAGTGCACTGACGGCCCCCTATATGCATAATGGCGCCTTCAGCAGTTTGGAAAAAGTCCTTGAATTTTATGATGCAGGCGGTGGCGCAGGTTTGGGGCTCAACATTCCACATCAAACCCTGCCTGCAGATTCATTACACCTGAGTCAAAATGAAAAAGACGCCTTAATCGCTTTTTTAGCGGCCCTCAACGATCAGCCTGCTGAACAGCAAGGGCTCATTCCTTTTGTAACGATGGAAGCAGAACAAGACTAA
- a CDS encoding 4'-phosphopantetheinyl transferase family protein, which translates to MNQIQQLQLSNQQGRVEATAYCLRGALSDQPKEDDYLSSEEHAIAQQLPANRQATFRLGRFLLKTIATRIFNIPMAEVTISKGTFEQPILKHPELLDYSCSITHSADQVMVLLFPRSHPMAVDMEYISQPEERIQAIETQLTYQEKQQCCLLNIPHSHLLLWSAKEALSKCLGTGLMVPFTLLETVQLAQKNEQTTMEFKNFGQYRAISLQGQEYLITICYPANHRLHGWAN; encoded by the coding sequence ATGAATCAAATTCAGCAACTACAATTAAGTAACCAGCAGGGACGTGTGGAAGCGACAGCCTATTGTCTTCGGGGCGCACTGTCAGACCAGCCAAAGGAGGATGATTATCTCAGTTCGGAAGAACACGCAATAGCTCAGCAATTGCCTGCAAACCGACAGGCCACTTTCCGGCTCGGAAGGTTTTTGCTCAAAACCATCGCCACACGCATTTTCAATATTCCCATGGCGGAAGTAACCATCAGCAAGGGCACCTTCGAACAGCCTATTTTAAAGCATCCCGAGCTGCTGGATTATTCCTGCTCCATCACCCATTCTGCAGATCAGGTTATGGTCTTGCTATTTCCCCGAAGCCACCCCATGGCGGTAGATATGGAATATATTTCCCAGCCCGAGGAGCGCATTCAGGCCATTGAAACACAACTTACCTATCAGGAAAAACAGCAATGCTGCCTATTGAATATTCCCCATAGCCACCTGTTGTTATGGTCAGCAAAAGAAGCCCTTTCCAAATGTCTGGGCACAGGCCTGATGGTGCCTTTTACCCTGCTCGAAACCGTACAACTGGCGCAGAAAAACGAGCAGACGACAATGGAATTCAAGAATTTTGGTCAGTATCGGGCCATCAGCCTACAGGGGCAGGAATACCTGATCACGATTTGCTATCCGGCGAATCATCGCCTCCATGGCTGGGCAAACTGA
- a CDS encoding ATP-binding protein translates to MSKRQALPIGVQTFEKLREPNQDFLYVDKTEYVFEMAKSYGYYFLSRPRRFGKSMLCSTFEALFEGKQELFEGLYIHDKWDWSQSYPVIRIDLSGINYENLESVKDQLGNSLLRTCLKHNIPFEDLKQNGLGPKFGELIEKLHQKYESKIVILIDEYDKPVQDTLSSDDQLAAKSLDVLRGFYSAIKASDQYIRFCFMTGITKFTGVGLFSGANNFEDITLDGQYASICGFTQNELETCFGSYFDDVDMEEVKAWYNGYNYLGDKVYNPFDILLFLKKKADFDNYWWDSGQPNFLVKMFEKGVYETYELDNLELSAQELKQFSLTNLNLASLLWQAGYLTITKVIQEPYGGKSYVLSTPNREVQMTLNMLFLVSLTAVESNRLLKRNDAIRSLYKNDLTRFEASVRAMFSAIPFNNYVQSNIQKYEGYYASVMFSFLAGLGLKCRTEESTSKGRIDMVMETPTHIYVVEFKVNAPKPKGKEQGEAIQQIHQQKYYAPYLNDGRKIILIGMHFNEQERNLDWFEVDDVVEG, encoded by the coding sequence ATGAGCAAAAGACAAGCATTACCGATCGGTGTACAGACATTTGAGAAACTTAGAGAACCTAATCAGGATTTTCTTTATGTTGATAAAACGGAGTACGTTTTTGAAATGGCCAAAAGTTATGGTTATTACTTTTTGTCACGTCCCCGTCGTTTCGGAAAATCCATGCTTTGCTCCACCTTTGAAGCGCTTTTTGAAGGAAAGCAGGAGCTGTTTGAGGGGCTTTATATTCATGATAAATGGGATTGGTCGCAAAGTTATCCTGTGATTCGGATTGATCTGAGTGGAATCAATTATGAGAATCTTGAGTCAGTAAAAGATCAACTTGGGAATTCATTATTAAGAACCTGCCTAAAGCATAACATTCCATTCGAAGACCTAAAACAAAATGGTTTGGGGCCCAAATTTGGTGAATTGATCGAAAAATTACACCAAAAATATGAAAGCAAAATTGTAATCCTCATCGACGAATACGACAAACCCGTGCAGGATACCCTGTCCAGTGATGATCAATTAGCGGCTAAATCTTTAGATGTTTTGCGGGGTTTTTATTCGGCGATCAAAGCGTCGGATCAATATATTCGGTTCTGCTTCATGACAGGCATTACCAAATTCACGGGTGTTGGACTGTTCAGTGGGGCAAATAATTTTGAAGATATTACCCTTGACGGTCAATACGCATCTATTTGTGGTTTTACCCAAAATGAATTGGAAACCTGTTTTGGGAGCTATTTTGATGATGTTGATATGGAGGAGGTGAAGGCTTGGTATAATGGCTATAACTACCTTGGCGACAAGGTATACAATCCTTTTGATATCTTATTGTTCCTGAAGAAAAAAGCAGACTTTGATAACTATTGGTGGGATTCGGGACAGCCTAATTTTTTGGTTAAAATGTTCGAGAAGGGTGTGTATGAGACCTATGAGCTTGATAACCTCGAGCTTTCAGCCCAAGAGCTGAAACAGTTTTCATTGACCAATCTGAACTTGGCTTCTTTACTTTGGCAGGCGGGCTATTTGACCATTACTAAGGTGATTCAAGAACCTTACGGTGGGAAAAGCTATGTGCTCAGCACTCCAAACCGAGAGGTTCAAATGACATTAAACATGCTTTTTCTGGTAAGCCTGACGGCTGTGGAATCCAACCGATTGCTGAAAAGAAATGACGCCATAAGAAGTTTATACAAAAATGATTTGACCCGATTTGAAGCAAGTGTTCGGGCCATGTTTTCAGCTATTCCATTCAACAACTACGTGCAAAGCAACATCCAAAAATATGAAGGCTACTACGCCTCAGTGATGTTTAGCTTTTTGGCCGGGCTTGGGCTTAAATGCCGTACTGAAGAATCCACCTCCAAAGGACGTATTGATATGGTCATGGAAACACCAACACACATCTATGTGGTCGAATTTAAGGTGAATGCGCCAAAGCCTAAAGGCAAAGAGCAGGGGGAAGCGATTCAGCAAATCCATCAGCAAAAATACTATGCGCCCTATTTAAATGATGGTCGAAAAATCATTTTGATCGGAATGCATTTCAATGAGCAGGAGCGTAATTTGGATTGGTTTGAGGTGGATGATGTCGTGGAGGGGTGA
- a CDS encoding S1/P1 nuclease: MKNLLKVCTLCLLLVIGSISSTFAWSKQGHMVIASLCWQQLSPSTQKKVSIILNHHPNHAEWKKWFDQYGAGIPEDEFMFMCASKWPDDIKMKNFPYQGTTNSFWHYTNGRVDFIHGHDAHYRPKKGKDIYNGIEYAKKQVHSSNLNDKAIAVCWMSHLVEDIHQPLHAASNYQGPFAQSASGDKGGNDFYIKTKATNKTSYRLHSYWDQLLGRSQNQQKAIQTALKIKKDMEGQRPSGNMNPVQWQTESFNCAVKYAYWNNQLPASRTAEGAAVLPVDYGKTAKKVAYQRAYAAANRLAIWLKQNIDEANM, encoded by the coding sequence TTGAAAAACCTACTCAAAGTTTGCACCCTGTGCCTGTTGTTGGTCATTGGAAGTATCAGCAGCACTTTTGCCTGGAGCAAGCAAGGGCACATGGTCATTGCCTCCCTGTGCTGGCAACAACTATCCCCTTCCACTCAAAAAAAAGTATCCATCATTCTGAACCATCACCCCAACCATGCAGAATGGAAAAAATGGTTCGACCAATATGGTGCAGGCATACCTGAAGATGAATTTATGTTCATGTGCGCCTCCAAGTGGCCTGATGATATCAAGATGAAAAATTTCCCCTACCAAGGGACCACCAACAGTTTTTGGCACTACACCAATGGCCGTGTGGATTTCATTCATGGTCATGATGCCCATTACCGTCCTAAAAAAGGGAAAGACATTTATAATGGCATTGAATATGCCAAAAAACAGGTGCATTCGAGCAACCTTAACGACAAAGCCATTGCCGTTTGCTGGATGTCGCACCTGGTAGAGGATATTCACCAGCCTTTGCATGCCGCAAGTAACTATCAGGGGCCGTTTGCACAAAGCGCCAGTGGCGATAAAGGCGGCAATGATTTTTACATTAAAACCAAGGCGACCAATAAGACATCCTACCGTTTGCATTCCTACTGGGACCAGCTATTAGGCCGAAGTCAAAATCAGCAAAAGGCCATTCAGACCGCCCTGAAAATCAAAAAAGATATGGAAGGCCAACGCCCATCAGGTAATATGAACCCTGTGCAGTGGCAAACAGAAAGTTTCAATTGCGCCGTGAAATACGCCTACTGGAACAATCAACTGCCTGCAAGCAGAACTGCCGAAGGTGCAGCAGTGCTTCCCGTGGATTATGGCAAGACGGCCAAAAAAGTTGCTTATCAGCGCGCTTATGCTGCAGCAAACCGTTTGGCGATATGGCTGAAGCAAAATATCGACGAAGCCAACATGTAA
- a CDS encoding phosphoenolpyruvate carboxylase yields MKAVSVLDEVRQKLGKSYDDLSFLLEALKEVLIENGESEIANQIPWINDVPPFNEKKFQNQHVQLYSIIFNLVNMVEVNGAVQNRRQIENESLAGVNGLWASNFEKLKGANITEDDILEHLSDICVEPVLTAHPTEAKRHTVLEHHRELYLLLVKRENNMFSKFEQQEIRNEIKLALYRLWKTGEIYREKPDVKSELSNILYYMTNVFPEVVPIMDNRMRQAWEASGFSASSLEDYRRWPQLKFGNWVGGDRDGHPLVTAEVTAYALEQLRLNAFVVLRRRMVKLLKHLSFAMDFEQATWEMRKRMQEMILEVGPAGKEYFERNQGEVFRQYMNLCMAKLPVDLQRGHAVAYHESKGSYKKASELLADLEILQQGLVEYGAKGIAYQEVFEVLRMVDIFGFHLARVDVRQNSEFHEKALAELMESAGLDAEAYLSANEEGRLAFLNKELESNRPFATGNAELGPHARAVIDAYTVISNHITKYGHKGIGSFIISMTRSVSDLLTVFVLAREAGLTRKVNGEVVCEVPVAPLLETIEDLAEGPKILQGFLNHPFTKRSLAYHQKLNEANRPLQMVMVGYSDSNKDGGILASQWNIFQAQHLLAEVGAENGVQIEFFHGKGGSISRGAGPTHYFVDALPHGSVDGHVRLTEQGETIELKYANKVNASYNMEVLLASTMSKTIMDRFSKKQKLAHPLEPLLARLSEEAKKPYTALLHGEGFIDYFRSATPIDVIESSKIGSRPSRRTGAKTLNDLRAIPWVFSWSQSRYHMTSWFGLGTTMEQLKQNEPKEYAKFKKAISTDPFLRYVLTNVDTSIAATDRSMMEAYASLVQDDKIRKSFLDRFTGEYEKTKSILADLLDRKIQDRRKGHYYSNRLRASIMNDLHRKQIVLLKKWRGEKLDGADEKSEKTLEELLLTINAIAGANRNTG; encoded by the coding sequence ATGAAGGCGGTGAGTGTGCTTGATGAAGTCAGACAAAAACTTGGAAAGTCTTATGATGACCTTTCGTTTTTATTAGAAGCCCTTAAAGAGGTTTTAATCGAAAACGGAGAGTCCGAGATTGCCAATCAAATTCCGTGGATCAACGATGTTCCACCATTTAACGAAAAGAAATTCCAGAACCAGCACGTACAGTTGTATTCTATCATTTTCAACTTAGTGAATATGGTAGAGGTGAACGGTGCGGTGCAAAATCGTCGTCAGATTGAGAACGAATCTCTTGCAGGCGTAAACGGCTTGTGGGCGAGTAACTTCGAAAAACTGAAAGGCGCCAATATCACTGAAGATGATATTTTGGAGCATCTTTCAGATATTTGTGTTGAGCCTGTATTAACAGCTCACCCAACGGAGGCGAAAAGACATACTGTTCTTGAGCATCACCGTGAATTGTATCTTTTGTTGGTAAAGCGTGAGAACAATATGTTCTCCAAGTTTGAGCAACAGGAGATCCGTAATGAAATTAAATTGGCGTTGTATCGCCTATGGAAAACAGGGGAAATTTACCGCGAAAAACCAGATGTAAAGTCTGAGTTGAGTAATATCCTTTATTATATGACCAATGTATTCCCTGAGGTAGTGCCGATTATGGACAACCGCATGCGTCAGGCATGGGAAGCATCGGGCTTTAGTGCAAGTTCTCTGGAGGATTACCGCCGTTGGCCACAACTTAAGTTTGGTAACTGGGTAGGTGGCGACCGTGATGGTCACCCATTGGTAACTGCTGAGGTTACTGCTTATGCTTTGGAGCAATTGCGCTTGAATGCATTTGTTGTGCTTCGTCGCCGTATGGTGAAGTTGCTGAAGCACCTGAGTTTTGCCATGGATTTTGAGCAGGCAACTTGGGAAATGCGCAAGCGTATGCAGGAAATGATCCTTGAGGTTGGCCCTGCAGGAAAAGAATATTTTGAGCGTAACCAAGGCGAAGTTTTCCGTCAGTACATGAACTTGTGTATGGCGAAATTGCCTGTTGATCTTCAGCGTGGCCACGCAGTGGCTTACCATGAGTCAAAAGGGTCTTACAAAAAAGCGTCAGAATTGTTGGCGGATTTAGAGATCCTTCAGCAAGGATTGGTAGAGTACGGGGCAAAAGGAATTGCCTACCAGGAGGTATTTGAAGTACTTCGTATGGTAGATATTTTCGGTTTCCACTTGGCTCGTGTTGATGTTCGTCAGAACTCAGAATTCCATGAAAAAGCCTTGGCTGAATTGATGGAGTCTGCAGGTTTGGATGCTGAAGCTTATTTGTCAGCAAATGAGGAAGGTCGTTTGGCATTCTTGAACAAAGAATTGGAAAGCAACCGTCCGTTTGCAACAGGTAACGCTGAGCTTGGACCACACGCCCGTGCGGTAATCGATGCTTACACCGTAATCTCTAACCATATTACAAAATATGGCCACAAGGGTATCGGTTCATTCATCATTTCCATGACCCGTTCGGTATCCGATCTATTGACCGTATTCGTCTTGGCTCGTGAAGCAGGATTGACGCGTAAGGTGAATGGCGAAGTGGTTTGTGAAGTGCCAGTAGCGCCACTTTTGGAAACCATCGAAGATTTGGCGGAAGGGCCAAAAATTCTTCAGGGCTTCTTGAATCACCCATTTACAAAACGTTCTTTGGCTTATCATCAAAAACTCAACGAGGCGAACCGTCCGTTGCAGATGGTGATGGTAGGTTACTCAGATTCGAACAAAGATGGTGGTATTTTGGCCAGCCAGTGGAACATCTTCCAGGCACAGCATTTGCTTGCTGAGGTAGGTGCAGAAAATGGTGTTCAGATCGAATTTTTCCATGGTAAAGGAGGTTCAATTTCTCGTGGTGCGGGACCAACGCATTACTTTGTAGATGCACTTCCTCATGGTTCTGTAGATGGACATGTCCGCCTGACAGAGCAAGGAGAAACCATTGAGTTGAAATATGCCAACAAAGTGAATGCTTCTTATAATATGGAAGTGTTGCTGGCAAGCACAATGAGCAAAACGATCATGGATCGTTTCTCGAAAAAGCAAAAATTAGCGCACCCATTGGAGCCATTGTTGGCACGTTTGTCTGAAGAGGCAAAGAAACCATATACGGCTTTGTTGCATGGGGAAGGATTTATTGATTATTTCCGTTCTGCAACGCCAATTGATGTGATTGAAAGCAGTAAAATTGGTTCTCGTCCTTCGCGCCGTACAGGAGCAAAAACGTTGAACGATTTGCGTGCTATTCCATGGGTATTCTCTTGGTCGCAATCACGTTACCACATGACCTCATGGTTTGGTTTGGGAACAACAATGGAGCAATTGAAGCAAAATGAGCCTAAGGAATATGCCAAATTCAAGAAGGCGATTTCTACGGATCCATTCTTGCGCTACGTATTGACCAACGTTGATACTTCTATTGCCGCAACCGACCGCAGCATGATGGAAGCTTATGCTTCTTTGGTGCAGGATGATAAAATCCGCAAGTCTTTCCTTGACAGATTCACGGGTGAGTATGAGAAAACAAAGTCGATTTTGGCCGACTTGTTGGATCGTAAAATTCAGGACCGTCGTAAAGGACACTACTACTCTAACCGCCTTCGTGCATCGATCATGAACGATCTGCACCGCAAGCAAATTGTTTTGCTGAAGAAATGGCGTGGTGAGAAACTTGATGGTGCCGATGAGAAGTCTGAAAAGACCTTGGAAGAATTGTTATTGACAATTAACGCAATTGCTGGAGCCAACCGTAACACTGGTTGA